A genome region from Megalobrama amblycephala isolate DHTTF-2021 linkage group LG16, ASM1881202v1, whole genome shotgun sequence includes the following:
- the cuedc1b gene encoding CUE domain-containing protein 1b isoform X2: protein MTSLFRRSSSNGGSRGGGGSAAGELNNSKPNRQVRRLEFNQAMEDFKTMFPSMDYEVIECVLRSNNGAVDATIDQLLQMSIDGQGSDDSSDSDDSIPPEILERTLEPDSSDEEPPPVYSPPTYDMHIYDRKYPDAPPVPPPRFEAQPPPGHRQVQGYKNWNPPLLGNLPDDFLRILPQQLDSIQGSQSSISKPSSSSSSSSSSVPQKVPAVAAATGTSGASEQERKLKQYLEDERIALFLQNEEFMKELQRNREFLIALERDRLKYESKKSKSSHSSASMENSTGDHYASGSVEACTAVSDDALFRDKLKLMGKSTRKKLFEIARGFSEKTKRRKSKRRTLLRHHSLGTANSTANLLDDVEGNPCDDESQHRRLAAQEEEEPHKEPLS from the exons ATGACCAGCCTTTTCCGACGCAGCAGCAGTAATGGAGGGTCTAGGGGTGGCGGAGGCTCAGCAGCAGGCGAGCTCAACAACTCCAAGCCCAACCGGCAAGTTCGACGGCTGGAGTTCAACCAGGCCATGGAGGACTTTAAAACCATGTTCCCTAGCATGGACTATGAGGTGATCGAGTGCGTCCTGCGCTCCAACAATGGGGCTGTGGATGCTACCATCGACCAGCTCCTGCAAATGAGCATCGATGGGCAAGGCTCAGATGACAGTTCGGATTCAGATGACAGCATCCCACCAGAG ATTCTTGAGCGGACCCTCGAGCCAGACAGCTCCGATGAAGAGCCGCCCCCTGTCTACTCGCCACCAACATATGACATGCACATATATGACAGGAAATACCCTGATGCTCCTCCTGTTCCTCCACCGAG ATTTGAGGCCCAGCCTCCCCCTGGACACAGGCAAgtccaaggttacaaaaactgGAACCCACCATTACTTGGCAATCTGCCTGATGACTTCCTGCGAATCCTGCCCCAACAATTGGATAGTATACAG GGCTCTCAGAGTAGCATCTCCAagccctcttcctcctcctcctcctcctcctcctcagtACCCCAGAAGGTCCCCGCTGTGGCGGCTGCCACAGGAACAAGTGGAGCTTCAGAGCAGGAACGCAAACTCAAGCAATATTTGGAGGATGAGCGTATCGCTCTCTTCCTGCAGAACGAGGAGTTCATGAAGGAGCTGCAGAGGAACCGAGAGTTCCTCATTGCATTGGAAAGAG ATCGATTGAAATATGAGTCAAAGAAATCCAAATCCAGTCATTCATCAGCTAGCATGGAGAACTCCACAG GTGACCACTATGCTTCCGGATCTGTAGAGGCCTGCACAGCAGTCTCAGATGACGCTCTGTTCAGAGACAAGCTAAAGCTCATGGGGAAAT CAACCAGGAAGAAGCTGTTTGAAATCGCTAGAGGGTTCTCGGAGAAGACAAAGCGGAGGAAGTCCAAAAGAAGAACATTGCTACGGCATCATTC ATTGGGCACAGCCAACTCCACTGCCAACCTCCTAGATGATGTGGAAGGAAACCCATGTG ATGACGAAAGTCAACACAGACGATTGGCTGCACAGGAAGAAGAGGAGCCACATAAGGAACCACTATCATG A
- the cuedc1b gene encoding CUE domain-containing protein 1b isoform X1, with the protein MTSLFRRSSSNGGSRGGGGSAAGELNNSKPNRQVRRLEFNQAMEDFKTMFPSMDYEVIECVLRSNNGAVDATIDQLLQMSIDGQGSDDSSDSDDSIPPEILERTLEPDSSDEEPPPVYSPPTYDMHIYDRKYPDAPPVPPPRFEAQPPPGHRQVQGYKNWNPPLLGNLPDDFLRILPQQLDSIQGSQSSISKPSSSSSSSSSSVPQKVPAVAAATGTSGASEQERKLKQYLEDERIALFLQNEEFMKELQRNREFLIALERDRLKYESKKSKSSHSSASMENSTGDHYASGSVEACTAVSDDALFRDKLKLMGKSTRKKLFEIARGFSEKTKRRKSKRRTLLRHHSLGTANSTANLLDDVEGNPCDDESQHRRLAAQEEEEPHKEPLSW; encoded by the exons ATGACCAGCCTTTTCCGACGCAGCAGCAGTAATGGAGGGTCTAGGGGTGGCGGAGGCTCAGCAGCAGGCGAGCTCAACAACTCCAAGCCCAACCGGCAAGTTCGACGGCTGGAGTTCAACCAGGCCATGGAGGACTTTAAAACCATGTTCCCTAGCATGGACTATGAGGTGATCGAGTGCGTCCTGCGCTCCAACAATGGGGCTGTGGATGCTACCATCGACCAGCTCCTGCAAATGAGCATCGATGGGCAAGGCTCAGATGACAGTTCGGATTCAGATGACAGCATCCCACCAGAG ATTCTTGAGCGGACCCTCGAGCCAGACAGCTCCGATGAAGAGCCGCCCCCTGTCTACTCGCCACCAACATATGACATGCACATATATGACAGGAAATACCCTGATGCTCCTCCTGTTCCTCCACCGAG ATTTGAGGCCCAGCCTCCCCCTGGACACAGGCAAgtccaaggttacaaaaactgGAACCCACCATTACTTGGCAATCTGCCTGATGACTTCCTGCGAATCCTGCCCCAACAATTGGATAGTATACAG GGCTCTCAGAGTAGCATCTCCAagccctcttcctcctcctcctcctcctcctcctcagtACCCCAGAAGGTCCCCGCTGTGGCGGCTGCCACAGGAACAAGTGGAGCTTCAGAGCAGGAACGCAAACTCAAGCAATATTTGGAGGATGAGCGTATCGCTCTCTTCCTGCAGAACGAGGAGTTCATGAAGGAGCTGCAGAGGAACCGAGAGTTCCTCATTGCATTGGAAAGAG ATCGATTGAAATATGAGTCAAAGAAATCCAAATCCAGTCATTCATCAGCTAGCATGGAGAACTCCACAG GTGACCACTATGCTTCCGGATCTGTAGAGGCCTGCACAGCAGTCTCAGATGACGCTCTGTTCAGAGACAAGCTAAAGCTCATGGGGAAAT CAACCAGGAAGAAGCTGTTTGAAATCGCTAGAGGGTTCTCGGAGAAGACAAAGCGGAGGAAGTCCAAAAGAAGAACATTGCTACGGCATCATTC ATTGGGCACAGCCAACTCCACTGCCAACCTCCTAGATGATGTGGAAGGAAACCCATGTG ATGACGAAAGTCAACACAGACGATTGGCTGCACAGGAAGAAGAGGAGCCACATAAGGAACCACTATCATGGTGA